From one Stegostoma tigrinum isolate sSteTig4 unplaced genomic scaffold, sSteTig4.hap1 scaffold_501, whole genome shotgun sequence genomic stretch:
- the LOC125449985 gene encoding methyl-CpG-binding domain protein 1-like, producing the protein CCEDCQQWVPGVMFGPRKRKFKFYCAECRARRRELGRKMNYYKRFGCGECAGCTVATDCGVCRGCLFRSSEPAKTWKCVKRRCHKLRDIKAETTCRNTTVKPKRDIKAETTCRNTTVQPKKKVKSQFEGLKKAMKKVKRETQTVVKKPPRKIKPEPPVVEEAVLEEVKQEEEEQEEVVELHKIECPKQEPSSPMPEETAQETPLQLFTAVPVLDSEDLLCYYNINSEFLVKTSRNRRNTRSCGECEACLRPVDCGSCDFCKDKAKFGGFNTLRQKCRWKQCLQFASKRLLPREAQQSGPDRKETGYRTGHRRWRENAFATRKVARVIQAAKKRKIWQAFPSAPEARVTDAGQEMQEERGPHKHTSSLGDVR; encoded by the exons CGAGACGCCGAGAGCTGGGTCGCAAGATGAACTATTACAAG cGTTTTGGCTGCGGAGAGTGTGCCGGCTGCACCGTGGCCACTGATTGCGGGGTTTGTCGGGGCTGCTTATTCCGGAGCTCGGAGCCCGCCAAGACCTGGAAGTGCGTGAAGAGGCGATGCCACAAGCTG AGGGACATAAAAGCAGAGACGACATGCCGGAACACGACGGTAAAACCAAAG AGGGACATAAAAGCAGAGACGACATGCCGGAACACGACGGTACAACCAAAG AAAAAGGTGAAATCACAGTTCGAAGGCCTGAAGAAAGCTATG AAGAAAGTCAAGCGTGAGACTCAAACTGTGGTGAAGAAGCCTCCG AGAAAAATCAAGCCAGAACCCCCTGTTGTGGAGGAAGCCGTTCTGGAGGAAGTGAAGCAGgaagaggaggagcaggaggaggtggtggagctgcACAAGATTGAG TGCCCGAAGCAGGAGCCCAGCTCTCCGATGCCGGAAGAAACAGCCCAGGAGACTCCCCTCCAGTTG ttcactgcagtacCAGTACTTGATTCCGAGGATTTGCTTTGTTATTATAATATTAATTCTGAGTTTCTA gtGAAGACCAGCCGGAACCGGAGGAATACCCGTAGCTGTGGGGAATGTGAGGCCTGCCTGAGGCCTGTGGACTGTGGTTCCTGTGATTTCTGCAAGGACAAGGCCAAGTTTGGGGGATTCAACACGCTGCGACAGAAATGTCGCTGGAAACAGTGCCTCCAGTTCGCATCC AAGCGGCTCCTGCCCCGGGAAGCGCAGCAGAGTGGGCCGGATCGGAAGGAGACCGGATATCGGACCGGGCACCGGCGATGGAGAGAGAACGCCTTCGCCACTCGCAAGGTGGCTCGTGTTATCCAGGCGGCAAAGAAGAGGAAGATCTGGCAGGCCTTCCCCTCGGCCCCCGAGGCCAGAGTGACGGATGCAGGACAGGAGATGCAGGAGGAGAGGGGCCCCCACAAACACACCAGCTCCCTGGGAGATGTTCGG